The DNA sequence GGAACACGATGACGCCCACGACCAGCCCCCAGTACGGCTGGACGTAGCGCTTCAACAGGGTGAGGAGCATGCGGTGCGGCTTTCTACGCGGAGACGGATGCGGTGGACGGCGATGCGGTGGACGGCGGCACGGTGGGCGGCGCGGTGGAGGGCGGCACGATGAAGGGCGAGTCGATGACGGATGCCGCGGCGCGGCGTTCGTCGGCGGGTGCGGGCGTGCCGCCGGCATCCGCTCGTGCCGAGAACCCGTGCAGGAGCAGTTCGCTGATCTCGCCCGCGGGCACGATGTCGCCGTTGGTGATCATCGGGTGCGTCATCGAGAAGGTCGCGTACCGGATGAACTGGGCCGCACGCCGCGGTGGGACGGCGAGCTGCTCGCGGTGCGGCAGCAGCACGTCGGTGATCGCCTGGATGACGGGCTCGTTGTCCGGCGGGCGCCGCTTGGCCTGTTCGGGGGTGCGCTCGTGGAAGCCGAGGATCGCGACGAGCGCGAAGATCTGCTCGGTGCGGTGCTGCGTGAGCTCGACGATGGTGCGGATCACGTCCTCGAGCTCGGCGGACGCCGGGATCTCCCGGATCGCGTCGACCATGGAGGTCGCCTCGATGTGCCGGTGGATCGAGTCGTGGATGAGCTCGTCCTTGTCCTGGAACACGG is a window from the Agromyces sp. CF514 genome containing:
- a CDS encoding TetR/AcrR family transcriptional regulator, with amino-acid sequence MTERTRRAKPLSRDERRASIMDAAVPLLVQYGRDVTSKQLAEAAGVAEGTLYSVFQDKDELIHDSIHRHIEATSMVDAIREIPASAELEDVIRTIVELTQHRTEQIFALVAILGFHERTPEQAKRRPPDNEPVIQAITDVLLPHREQLAVPPRRAAQFIRYATFSMTHPMITNGDIVPAGEISELLLHGFSARADAGGTPAPADERRAAASVIDSPFIVPPSTAPPTVPPSTASPSTASVSA